In the Gymnodinialimonas sp. 202GB13-11 genome, one interval contains:
- the rsmH gene encoding 16S rRNA (cytosine(1402)-N(4))-methyltransferase RsmH translates to MTDAPHIPVLLGAILEHVGPITGVWLDGTFGAGGYARGLLDRGADLVIGVDRDPLAFEMAGVWAGTYGDRLRLVQGTFSDLDELAGEPLDGVTLDLGVSSMQLDLAERGFSFMRDGPLDMRMGQTGVSAEDVVNEASEALLADILFHYGEERAARRIAKAIVAERLKHRISSTLQLSEIVEKCLPRKKPGQSHPATRSFQAIRIAVNDEYGQLAQGLMAAERALKPGGKLAVVTFHSSEDRIVKRFMTERSSTGGGGSRYAPEADAKVPAFTLTPRKAIPPSDAEIAQNPRARSAKLRIATRTDAPAQDIDPSQLGLPDVRLN, encoded by the coding sequence ATGACCGACGCCCCACATATTCCCGTTCTTCTTGGCGCAATCCTGGAGCACGTGGGCCCGATTACTGGCGTTTGGTTGGACGGAACCTTCGGCGCTGGTGGATACGCCCGTGGATTGCTGGATAGGGGGGCGGATCTGGTGATTGGGGTGGATCGCGATCCTTTGGCCTTCGAAATGGCAGGTGTTTGGGCCGGGACCTACGGGGACCGGCTTCGGCTTGTCCAAGGCACCTTCTCTGATCTCGATGAATTGGCGGGTGAGCCGCTGGACGGTGTGACGCTTGATCTGGGCGTATCGTCGATGCAGCTGGACTTGGCTGAGCGTGGCTTTTCCTTTATGCGCGACGGTCCGCTGGACATGCGGATGGGGCAGACGGGTGTGTCTGCTGAGGATGTTGTGAATGAGGCGTCCGAGGCGCTGCTGGCCGATATCCTGTTCCACTACGGCGAAGAACGCGCGGCGCGCCGGATCGCCAAGGCGATTGTGGCAGAGCGGTTAAAGCATCGCATTAGCTCCACCCTGCAACTTTCTGAGATTGTTGAGAAGTGTCTACCGCGCAAGAAGCCTGGTCAGAGCCATCCGGCGACGCGTAGTTTTCAGGCCATCCGCATTGCGGTGAACGATGAATACGGACAATTGGCGCAAGGCCTGATGGCCGCTGAGCGTGCGTTGAAGCCCGGTGGCAAGCTGGCCGTTGTGACGTTCCATTCCTCAGAAGATCGGATCGTGAAGCGTTTCATGACAGAGCGCTCCAGCACCGGTGGCGGCGGCTCTCGCTATGCGCCTGAGGCCGATGCCAAGGTGCCGGCCTTCACGCTAACGCCGCGCAAGGCGATCCCGCCGAGCGATGCGGAAATCGCGCAGAACCCACGCGCTCGCTCGGCCAAGTTGCGCATCGCCACGCGCACTGATGCGCCTGCTCAAGACATCGACCCAAGCCAGCTTGGCCTGCCCGACGTGAGGTTGAACTGA
- the ftsL gene encoding cell division protein FtsL: MRLTTLIAAIVVIGLGYWAYHQTIQTQMADRQVDRLQRQIAAEHERLGVLRAEWAYLNRPDRLRELAMFNFERLGLLPLAPDQFGDVAQIPFPPPEPEEVAPELLQGTSSLPEGEIEPL, encoded by the coding sequence ATGCGCCTGACCACCCTCATCGCTGCGATTGTCGTGATTGGCCTGGGCTATTGGGCTTACCACCAGACAATCCAGACCCAGATGGCGGACCGCCAAGTGGACCGTTTGCAGCGCCAGATTGCGGCGGAGCACGAGCGTTTGGGCGTTCTGCGCGCCGAATGGGCCTACCTGAACCGGCCCGACCGCTTGCGCGAGCTTGCTATGTTCAATTTTGAGCGCCTTGGCCTGCTGCCACTGGCGCCCGACCAGTTCGGCGATGTGGCGCAAATCCCGTTCCCGCCGCCGGAGCCGGAAGAGGTCGCCCCGGAGCTTCTGCAAGGAACATCTTCGCTACCGGAAGGGGAGATTGAGCCACTATGA
- a CDS encoding peptidoglycan D,D-transpeptidase FtsI family protein, translating to MSLRIPLRPLTRILDARARGENPDNVEKENLRLRHEAQRDKLRVRAESRLLLVAACFVMAFGAVGYKMAALATAVPTEPRIISQGPTILNTRADITDRHGRLLATNFATNALYAHPQDIIYPRRAADGLAEIFPEMDAEDLYRRFTGESRFIWLRRYISPEQEQQVHDIGSPGLLFGPREMRLYPNGSIAAHVLGGASFGEEAVNAAEVIGIAGVEAHFDEELRDPSRVDPLMLSLDLTVQATVEEVLAGGMALMNARGAAAVLMDVHTGEVISMASLPDFDPNARPRPLLEGDQADSPLFNRAVQGVYELGSVFKTFTIAQALELNLFSPYDMIDTTGPLRMAGFAIRDFSNYGPEQSVADVLIHSSNIGTARIARVIGASRQENFLASLNLLEPTTVELVEAPSGRPLTPPRWGELATMTISYGHGISTSPLHLAAAYSTIVNGGTEIIPTLERREEPQNGERIISEATSVAMNALLRAIVTDGTASFGEVEGYHVGGKTGTADMPRPNGGYYEDRNLNTFASAFPMNDPQYVLIVTLQEAAELSGPQPRRTAGWTAVPVAAEIIRRTAPLLGLRPDIEHPLGLQLSNSSN from the coding sequence ATGAGCCTTCGTATCCCTCTGCGCCCATTGACCCGCATCCTCGATGCCCGTGCGCGCGGCGAAAACCCAGATAACGTTGAAAAAGAGAACCTGCGCCTGCGCCACGAGGCGCAGCGTGATAAATTGCGGGTAAGGGCCGAAAGCCGCCTGTTGCTGGTGGCGGCCTGCTTCGTGATGGCGTTTGGAGCGGTGGGTTACAAGATGGCCGCGCTCGCCACCGCTGTGCCGACTGAGCCGCGCATCATCAGCCAGGGTCCGACAATCCTGAACACACGCGCCGACATCACGGACCGCCATGGGCGTCTGTTGGCTACGAACTTTGCCACCAATGCGCTTTATGCGCATCCGCAGGATATCATCTATCCGCGTCGCGCTGCGGACGGTCTGGCCGAAATCTTCCCTGAGATGGATGCAGAAGATCTGTATCGCCGCTTCACGGGCGAAAGCCGCTTCATCTGGCTGCGACGTTATATTTCACCCGAGCAAGAGCAGCAGGTGCATGACATCGGCTCGCCCGGTTTGCTGTTTGGACCGCGTGAAATGCGGCTTTACCCCAACGGCTCCATTGCGGCGCACGTACTGGGCGGCGCAAGCTTTGGCGAAGAGGCTGTCAACGCCGCTGAGGTGATCGGGATCGCCGGGGTCGAGGCTCATTTCGATGAGGAATTGCGTGACCCGAGCCGGGTTGATCCGCTGATGCTGTCGCTCGATCTGACGGTGCAGGCGACGGTCGAGGAAGTGTTGGCCGGCGGCATGGCCCTGATGAACGCGCGCGGTGCTGCTGCGGTGCTGATGGATGTGCACACCGGTGAAGTTATCTCGATGGCCAGCCTGCCTGATTTCGACCCCAACGCGCGGCCCCGCCCGCTGTTGGAAGGCGACCAGGCGGATAGCCCGTTGTTCAATCGTGCCGTGCAAGGCGTTTACGAATTGGGAAGCGTTTTCAAGACGTTCACCATCGCGCAAGCACTGGAGCTGAACCTGTTCAGCCCCTATGACATGATCGACACGACCGGCCCGCTCCGGATGGCCGGTTTTGCGATCCGCGACTTCTCGAATTACGGGCCTGAGCAATCGGTGGCCGATGTTCTGATCCATTCGTCCAACATTGGCACGGCCCGCATCGCACGGGTGATTGGCGCGTCCCGGCAGGAGAACTTCCTCGCCTCGCTGAACCTGTTGGAGCCGACGACCGTGGAGCTTGTCGAGGCACCGTCCGGCCGTCCGCTGACGCCGCCGCGTTGGGGCGAATTGGCAACCATGACCATCAGCTATGGTCACGGGATTTCGACCAGTCCGTTGCATCTGGCGGCCGCCTATTCCACCATCGTGAATGGCGGGACGGAAATCATCCCGACATTAGAACGCCGAGAGGAGCCGCAGAACGGCGAACGCATCATCTCGGAGGCGACGAGCGTTGCGATGAACGCACTGTTGCGCGCGATCGTGACGGACGGCACGGCCAGCTTCGGCGAGGTTGAAGGGTATCATGTGGGCGGCAAGACGGGCACGGCCGACATGCCACGCCCCAATGGCGGCTATTACGAGGACCGCAACCTGAACACCTTCGCCAGCGCCTTCCCGATGAATGACCCGCAATATGTGCTGATCGTGACCTTGCAGGAGGCCGCGGAACTGAGCGGCCCGCAACCGCGCCGCACCGCCGGATGGACGGCAGTTCCCGTCGCCGCAGAAATCATCCGCCGCACCGCCCCGCTTCTGGGTTTGCGGCCTGACATTGAACATCCCCTTGGTTTGCAGCTATCCAACTCCTCAAACTGA
- a CDS encoding UDP-N-acetylmuramoyl-L-alanyl-D-glutamate--2,6-diaminopimelate ligase, translating into MAAKRLSDLGLTPRGDDVAVTGVALDSRNVEKGNLFAALPGTRVHGGEFIQYALRMGAGAVLTDRAGAEIAKAELDASDAALVVVEDPAGALAHAAALYFGGQPDCMVAVTGTNGKTSVASFTRQIWEALGREAVNIGTTGVEGAFAAPGIHTTPEPVTLHKVLADMAAGGVTHAAMEASSHGLDQRRMDGVRLAAAAFTNLTQDHLDYHGDMETYFQAKLRLFNDLLPEDGVAVVNMDDTYGPRVAEACAARGVEVLGVGQYSEAALKITGRRIDETGQDVLFRWQGEARQTRLDLIGAFQAMNVLTAAGLVIAGGEAPDDVFAVLPKLEGVRGRMQLAARRSHGAPIYVDYSHTPDSLEVALKALRPHVLGRLIVVFGAGGDRDKGKRPLMGKAAAENADVCIVTDDNPRSEEPGIIRMEVLSGCPEANEVGDRAEAILRGVDMLEPGDALLIAGKGHETGQQVGDVVYPFDDVEQASVAVAALEGLV; encoded by the coding sequence GTGGCCGCAAAACGACTTTCTGATTTGGGCCTGACACCGCGTGGTGACGATGTTGCCGTTACGGGTGTTGCTCTTGACTCCCGCAATGTCGAAAAAGGCAATCTTTTCGCGGCTTTGCCCGGCACACGTGTCCACGGTGGCGAATTTATCCAATATGCGCTGCGCATGGGCGCGGGCGCAGTTCTGACCGACCGGGCTGGGGCTGAGATTGCCAAGGCAGAACTAGACGCGTCTGATGCGGCCCTGGTTGTGGTGGAAGACCCGGCAGGTGCCTTGGCCCATGCGGCAGCCTTGTATTTCGGTGGTCAGCCGGACTGCATGGTTGCGGTGACGGGAACCAACGGAAAGACGTCTGTCGCGAGCTTCACGCGCCAGATCTGGGAAGCGCTGGGGCGTGAGGCTGTGAATATTGGAACCACTGGCGTTGAGGGCGCATTTGCGGCGCCCGGTATCCACACCACGCCGGAGCCAGTGACCCTGCATAAGGTTTTGGCAGACATGGCGGCTGGCGGTGTGACCCATGCGGCGATGGAGGCGTCTTCCCATGGGCTCGACCAAAGGCGCATGGATGGCGTGCGGCTGGCGGCGGCGGCGTTCACGAACCTGACGCAGGATCACCTCGACTATCACGGCGATATGGAGACGTATTTCCAAGCCAAGCTGCGGTTGTTCAACGATCTTTTGCCCGAGGATGGCGTGGCGGTTGTGAACATGGACGACACATACGGCCCGCGCGTGGCTGAGGCCTGCGCAGCGCGTGGCGTCGAGGTTCTGGGTGTTGGCCAATACTCGGAGGCTGCGCTGAAGATCACCGGGCGTCGGATTGATGAGACCGGGCAGGATGTGCTGTTCCGCTGGCAGGGGGAGGCGCGGCAGACAAGGCTGGACCTGATCGGTGCGTTCCAAGCGATGAATGTGTTGACGGCGGCGGGGCTGGTTATTGCTGGCGGCGAGGCCCCGGATGATGTGTTCGCTGTGCTGCCGAAGTTGGAAGGTGTCCGGGGCCGGATGCAATTGGCCGCGCGGCGCAGCCATGGTGCGCCGATCTACGTCGATTACTCCCACACGCCGGATTCGCTTGAGGTCGCTTTGAAGGCCTTGCGCCCGCATGTTCTGGGCCGCCTGATCGTTGTGTTTGGGGCCGGTGGGGATCGCGACAAGGGCAAGCGCCCGTTGATGGGTAAGGCCGCGGCGGAGAATGCGGATGTGTGCATCGTGACGGATGACAATCCGCGCAGCGAAGAGCCGGGGATCATTCGCATGGAAGTGCTTTCGGGCTGCCCCGAGGCAAATGAAGTCGGTGACCGCGCGGAGGCGATCTTGCGCGGGGTGGATATGTTGGAGCCGGGCGACGCGCTTCTGATCGCGGGCAAGGGGCATGAAACCGGCCAACAGGTGGGCGATGTGGTCTATCCTTTTGATGATGTTGAACAAGCCTCGGTCGCAGTGGCTGCGCTGGAGGGGTTGGTATGA
- a CDS encoding UDP-N-acetylmuramoyl-tripeptide--D-alanyl-D-alanine ligase codes for MSLWTAAEAAAATGGAVASDWVADGVSIDTRTLQPGDLFVALEAARDGHEFVMQALENGAAAAMVSHVPNGVDPEKCLIVGEVLPALERLGIAARARTEAKVIAITGSVGKTTAKEMLRKALEGQGNIHAAVASYNNHWGVPLTLARMPVDTDYAIIEIGMNHAGEIAPLTKMARPHVAMITTIAPAHLENLGSMEAIAAEKGAIFEGLEPGGIAVVPLDADTRDILLAAGQAHAAEVVTFGETDGADLQLSDVIVSDESTIMRVATPDGARLAKLSVAGRHYASNAVGVMLTVAAAGADLTQATMALSQWQPVEGRGQRERITLSRTDDIAIELIDDAFNANPTSLAAGLEVLAGIEPTRGGRRIAVLGDMLELGDDAVSMHAEVAELPAIEDVEQVHTCGPLMSHLHGALPGAKQGLHTETADEMCQQIVRELRPGDVVLVKGSKGSKVSRVVDALRKLGQSVEA; via the coding sequence ATGAGCCTTTGGACGGCAGCTGAGGCCGCAGCGGCAACCGGCGGCGCGGTCGCCTCGGACTGGGTGGCGGACGGCGTTTCCATCGACACGCGCACATTGCAGCCGGGGGATCTGTTCGTCGCATTGGAGGCGGCGCGTGATGGGCACGAATTTGTCATGCAGGCGCTCGAGAACGGCGCGGCGGCGGCGATGGTTTCCCATGTGCCGAACGGTGTGGACCCGGAAAAGTGCCTGATCGTCGGCGAGGTGCTGCCAGCATTGGAACGGCTCGGCATCGCCGCGCGCGCGCGGACAGAGGCGAAGGTGATCGCCATCACCGGTTCGGTTGGCAAGACCACGGCCAAGGAGATGCTGCGCAAGGCTTTGGAAGGGCAGGGAAATATCCACGCCGCCGTGGCCAGCTACAATAACCATTGGGGTGTGCCGCTGACGCTAGCGCGGATGCCGGTGGACACGGATTATGCGATCATCGAGATCGGCATGAACCATGCCGGTGAGATTGCGCCGCTGACCAAGATGGCGCGGCCGCACGTGGCGATGATCACGACAATTGCGCCTGCACATTTGGAGAACCTCGGCTCGATGGAGGCGATTGCAGCAGAGAAGGGCGCGATATTCGAAGGGTTGGAGCCGGGTGGGATTGCGGTGGTGCCGCTTGATGCGGACACCCGCGACATTCTTTTGGCCGCGGGGCAGGCCCACGCGGCGGAGGTTGTCACCTTCGGTGAGACGGACGGCGCAGACCTGCAACTGAGCGACGTGATTGTCTCGGACGAGTCCACGATCATGCGGGTGGCCACGCCGGACGGTGCGCGATTGGCGAAGCTGTCGGTGGCTGGTCGGCACTATGCCAGTAACGCGGTCGGCGTCATGCTGACGGTTGCGGCAGCAGGGGCGGATTTGACGCAAGCCACCATGGCCTTGTCGCAATGGCAGCCCGTGGAGGGGCGCGGGCAGCGCGAGCGCATCACGTTGAGCCGCACGGACGACATTGCAATCGAGCTGATAGACGATGCATTCAACGCCAACCCAACGTCGCTTGCGGCAGGGCTAGAGGTTTTGGCCGGGATCGAGCCGACGCGTGGTGGACGGCGCATTGCTGTTTTGGGCGATATGCTGGAACTGGGCGATGACGCAGTGTCGATGCACGCCGAGGTGGCCGAACTGCCCGCGATTGAAGACGTGGAGCAAGTTCATACATGCGGGCCGCTGATGTCACATCTGCACGGCGCATTGCCGGGCGCAAAACAAGGCCTGCACACGGAAACAGCAGACGAGATGTGCCAACAGATCGTGCGCGAATTGCGCCCTGGAGACGTGGTTCTGGTTAAGGGATCCAAGGGATCGAAGGTGTCCCGCGTGGTTGACGCGCTGCGCAAACTCGGGCAATCGGTTGAGGCGTGA
- the mraY gene encoding phospho-N-acetylmuramoyl-pentapeptide-transferase gives MLYWLSDLSDGGGFFNLFRYITFRAGGAFFTALVFGFIFGRPLINMLRRKYQHGQPIREDGPASHLETKAGTPTMGGLLILAALTLSTLLWARMDNPYVWLVLGVTVCFGLIGFADDWAKVSRNTTAGVSGKIRLAAGFAVACAAALVAAQLHPVELSNHLAFPVFKDVLLNMGWLFIPFAMIVIVGSANAVNLTDGLDGLAIMPVMIAAGTLGVIAYAVGRVDFTEYLDVHYVPGTGELLIFTAGLIGGGLGFLWYNAPPAAVFMGDTGSLALGGALGAIAVATKHEIVLAIVGGLFVAEAVSVIIQVAYFKATGKRVFLMAPIHHHYEKRGWAEPQIVIRFWIISLILALIGLATLKLR, from the coding sequence ATGTTGTATTGGCTGAGTGACCTTTCGGACGGCGGTGGTTTCTTCAACCTGTTTCGCTACATCACCTTCCGCGCGGGCGGTGCTTTCTTCACCGCATTGGTCTTCGGCTTCATTTTCGGGCGTCCGCTGATCAACATGCTACGCCGCAAATATCAGCACGGCCAGCCGATCCGTGAAGACGGCCCTGCCAGCCATCTTGAGACGAAGGCCGGGACGCCGACGATGGGCGGGCTATTGATCTTGGCGGCTTTGACCCTGTCGACGCTGCTTTGGGCGCGGATGGATAATCCCTATGTCTGGCTGGTTTTGGGCGTTACGGTGTGTTTCGGTCTGATTGGCTTTGCGGACGATTGGGCGAAGGTCAGCCGGAATACGACCGCCGGTGTGTCGGGCAAAATCCGCCTGGCTGCGGGCTTTGCGGTGGCTTGTGCTGCGGCTTTGGTTGCCGCGCAGCTGCACCCGGTGGAGCTTTCCAACCATCTCGCCTTTCCAGTGTTCAAGGATGTGCTTCTGAACATGGGGTGGCTGTTCATCCCGTTCGCGATGATCGTGATTGTCGGCTCCGCCAATGCGGTGAACCTGACCGATGGGCTTGACGGCCTGGCAATCATGCCGGTGATGATCGCGGCAGGCACGCTTGGGGTCATTGCCTATGCCGTGGGTCGAGTCGATTTCACTGAGTATCTAGATGTGCATTACGTGCCGGGAACCGGGGAATTACTGATTTTCACCGCTGGTCTAATCGGCGGCGGCCTTGGTTTCCTTTGGTACAACGCGCCACCTGCGGCCGTGTTCATGGGTGATACTGGCTCGCTCGCTTTGGGCGGGGCCTTGGGCGCCATTGCAGTAGCCACGAAGCATGAGATCGTGTTGGCCATCGTCGGCGGATTGTTCGTGGCCGAAGCTGTATCAGTCATCATTCAGGTGGCCTATTTCAAAGCCACCGGAAAGCGCGTGTTCCTGATGGCGCCGATCCACCATCACTATGAAAAGCGCGGATGGGCCGAGCCGCAGATCGTGATCCGGTTTTGGATCATCTCGCTGATCCTGGCGCTGATTGGCTTGGCGACGCTGAAATTGCGGTGA